Proteins co-encoded in one Rubrobacter indicoceani genomic window:
- a CDS encoding arsenate reductase ArsC gives MEKQRVLFLCTHNSARSQMAEGLLREVAGERFESHSAGTEKTHVRPLAIEAMREVGVDLSGQESKTLDRYIREPFDYVVTVCDSANEACPFFPNARERLHWSFPDPSKAEGSEKEKLAFYGEVRDAIRRRIESELVNVGSARS, from the coding sequence ATGGAGAAGCAGCGCGTTCTATTTCTCTGCACCCACAACTCCGCCCGCAGCCAGATGGCCGAGGGGCTGCTAAGAGAAGTCGCCGGAGAGCGCTTCGAGTCGCACAGCGCCGGTACGGAGAAGACGCACGTAAGGCCGCTCGCGATAGAGGCGATGCGCGAGGTCGGGGTGGACCTCTCCGGGCAGGAGTCCAAGACCCTGGATCGCTACATCAGGGAGCCGTTCGACTACGTCGTGACGGTCTGCGACTCGGCAAACGAGGCCTGTCCGTTTTTCCCGAACGCCCGGGAGAGGCTGCACTGGTCCTTTCCCGACCCGTCGAAGGCGGAGGGCTCGGAAAAGGAGAAGCTGGCGTTCTACGGGGAGGTCAGGGACGCCATCCGCAGGCGCATCGAAAGCGAGCTCGTAAACGTCGGGAGCGCAAGGAGTTAA
- the arsH gene encoding arsenical resistance protein ArsH, giving the protein MNGFPALSPEYLDPPTHEKLEVRRPFAHPPRILLLYGSLRERSYSRLLVEEAERLLTSFGAETRIYDPRGLPQPDDAAPDHPKVAELRAASLWSEGHVWCSPERHGAVTGIFKSQIDWLPLKSGGVRPTQGRTLAVMQVNAGSQSFNTVNALRVLGRWMRMIAIPNQSSVAKAYEEFDEDGRMKPSAYYDRLVDVMEELVKFTLLTRERSDYLVDRYSERKSEGRPPHGQPHLEDARDAS; this is encoded by the coding sequence ATGAACGGCTTTCCCGCGCTTTCACCGGAGTACCTCGACCCGCCCACGCATGAGAAGCTGGAGGTGCGGCGACCGTTTGCGCATCCGCCGCGCATACTCCTTCTGTACGGTTCGCTCAGGGAGCGGTCGTACAGTCGGCTGCTCGTCGAGGAGGCGGAGAGGCTGCTCACGAGCTTCGGGGCCGAGACCCGCATCTACGACCCTCGCGGTCTGCCGCAGCCGGACGATGCCGCGCCGGATCACCCCAAAGTCGCGGAGCTGCGGGCGGCCTCCCTCTGGTCGGAGGGACACGTCTGGTGCAGCCCCGAGCGGCACGGCGCCGTGACCGGCATCTTTAAATCGCAGATAGACTGGCTTCCGCTAAAGAGCGGCGGCGTGCGGCCGACGCAGGGGCGAACGCTCGCGGTGATGCAGGTCAACGCCGGGTCGCAGTCGTTCAATACCGTAAACGCCCTCCGGGTACTCGGACGCTGGATGCGGATGATCGCGATCCCCAACCAGTCGTCCGTTGCAAAGGCCTACGAAGAGTTCGACGAAGACGGTCGCATGAAACCATCGGCCTACTACGACCGGCTCGTAGACGTAATGGAGGAGCTGGTCAAGTTCACCCTCCTGACGCGGGAGAGATCAGACTACCTTGTAGACCGCTACAGCGAACGGAAAAGCGAAGGACGCCCGCCGCATGGTCAGCCTCACCTCGAGGACGCCCGCGACGCCTCCTGA
- a CDS encoding arsenate reductase ArsC, which produces MVVKGSRKQRVLFLCTQNSARSQMAEALLRHHAGDRFEAYSAGVHAADEIHPHVERVLSEVGVSMAGQRPKPLGEYFGKVGFNYLVIVCARAERECPVNFPGVGTRFSWIFDDPRGASVAEEDRLEKFRKVRDGIELRILDWLDRPETELAKLRREREVERAERLA; this is translated from the coding sequence ATGGTCGTGAAGGGGTCAAGAAAGCAGCGGGTTCTTTTCCTGTGTACCCAGAACTCGGCGCGCAGCCAGATGGCGGAGGCGCTTCTCAGGCATCACGCCGGGGACCGGTTCGAGGCGTACAGCGCGGGGGTGCACGCGGCAGATGAGATCCATCCCCACGTCGAGCGAGTGCTGTCCGAGGTAGGGGTCTCTATGGCCGGCCAGCGTCCGAAGCCGCTCGGGGAGTACTTCGGCAAGGTCGGGTTCAACTACCTCGTGATCGTCTGCGCAAGGGCGGAGAGGGAATGCCCGGTTAACTTCCCCGGCGTCGGGACGCGGTTTTCGTGGATCTTCGACGACCCGCGCGGCGCGTCGGTGGCCGAAGAAGACCGGCTGGAGAAGTTCCGCAAGGTGCGGGACGGCATAGAGCTGCGCATCCTTGACTGGCTTGACCGCCCCGAAACCGAGCTTGCAAAGCTCCGCAGGGAGCGCGAGGTGGAACGCGCCGAGCGGCTGGCTTAG
- a CDS encoding dihydrolipoyl dehydrogenase family protein: protein MSEVVVLGGGPAGVTAALRARELGASVALVERGRLGGTCTNDGCVPTRALAKAARLVRDAEQFGLYGLSGSVPQVDFAGVLGAARRVVEEVHAKKSLARRLREAGVRVVDEAGAVAFASPETVSLESGGELGADRFIVCAGGHARRLGFPGAEYALTHSDVWDMETLPKKVAVVGAAATGCQLASVFAAFGSGVTLLDLAPRLLPGEDEAVSRAVTESFARRGIGVRTGLDGIDKIEKIEKPEKGDARFVVSYTLGEEKRTLSVGAVVLSVGWPGNVDSLGLELAGVATERGYVVVDDTLKTSVPHIYAAGDITGRMMLVQSATQEGRLAAEGAVLGDGRPWRHEIVPHGGFTDPEYASVGLTEAAARRITDCVVASVPYSDLDRGVIDGYREGVCKLVVERGTRRILGAHIVGEQAVEVVQLVATAMRGVMRVDQLADLELAYPTFTAVVGLAARAATRQLDANGSVSNGRNRPEAAEWELGRDRL from the coding sequence GTGAGCGAGGTAGTGGTTCTCGGTGGCGGCCCGGCGGGGGTAACGGCGGCTCTTCGGGCGCGGGAGCTGGGCGCGTCCGTTGCGCTCGTCGAGCGGGGTCGGCTCGGCGGGACGTGCACAAACGACGGCTGCGTCCCGACCCGCGCTCTGGCAAAGGCCGCGAGGCTTGTGCGTGACGCGGAGCAGTTCGGCCTCTACGGTCTTTCGGGCTCCGTGCCGCAGGTTGACTTCGCGGGGGTCCTCGGCGCGGCCCGGCGGGTGGTCGAGGAAGTTCACGCAAAGAAATCCCTTGCCCGGCGGCTCCGGGAGGCCGGGGTCCGGGTCGTGGATGAGGCCGGAGCGGTCGCGTTCGCCTCACCCGAGACCGTGAGCCTCGAGTCGGGGGGTGAGCTCGGCGCCGACCGGTTTATCGTCTGCGCGGGCGGACATGCAAGGAGGCTCGGGTTTCCGGGGGCGGAGTACGCCCTGACCCACAGCGACGTCTGGGACATGGAGACGCTCCCCAAAAAGGTAGCGGTCGTCGGCGCGGCCGCGACGGGCTGCCAGCTTGCCTCGGTCTTTGCGGCGTTCGGCTCCGGGGTAACCCTTCTGGACCTTGCCCCGAGGCTTCTCCCCGGCGAGGACGAGGCGGTCTCACGGGCGGTAACGGAGAGCTTTGCGAGGCGCGGCATCGGCGTGCGGACCGGGCTCGACGGCATAGATAAAATAGAGAAAATAGAGAAGCCGGAGAAGGGGGACGCCCGGTTCGTGGTCTCCTACACGCTCGGGGAGGAAAAGCGGACGCTCTCGGTCGGGGCGGTCGTGCTCTCGGTCGGGTGGCCGGGGAACGTGGATTCTCTGGGCCTGGAGCTTGCGGGGGTCGCGACGGAGCGGGGCTACGTGGTGGTGGACGACACCCTGAAGACAAGCGTCCCGCACATCTACGCCGCCGGGGACATAACGGGGCGGATGATGCTGGTGCAGAGCGCGACGCAGGAGGGGCGGCTCGCGGCGGAAGGGGCGGTTCTAGGCGACGGGCGTCCGTGGCGGCACGAGATAGTCCCGCACGGCGGCTTCACCGACCCGGAGTACGCAAGCGTCGGCCTGACGGAGGCCGCTGCGCGCCGGATCACGGACTGCGTCGTCGCGAGCGTCCCGTACTCCGACCTCGACCGGGGCGTGATAGACGGCTACCGCGAGGGGGTGTGCAAGCTTGTCGTGGAGCGCGGCACGAGGCGCATCCTCGGGGCGCACATCGTCGGGGAACAGGCCGTCGAGGTCGTCCAGCTTGTAGCCACGGCGATGCGCGGGGTCATGCGCGTCGACCAGCTCGCCGACCTCGAACTCGCCTACCCGACCTTTACTGCCGTCGTGGGGCTGGCCGCCCGCGCCGCAACCCGCCAGCTCGACGCGAACGGGTCGGTCTCGAACGGCCGCAACCGCCCCGAAGCCGCCGAGTGGGAACTCGGACGCGACAGGCTCTAA